In a genomic window of Gossypium arboreum isolate Shixiya-1 chromosome 9, ASM2569848v2, whole genome shotgun sequence:
- the LOC108454965 gene encoding alkane hydroxylase MAH1-like, with protein MKLYTLQKWLNIRQERKYKKALKVVDDVLAEYICQKRNKVNKLNQDLVSKDGVDILTSYITEKESTGSKCDDKFLRETALNMIIAATDTTSTALTWFTWLVSKHPIMENKIIEELESKITIGETKRRRLFNVDEVKNLVYLHGALCEALRLYPPVPFNHKEPVKPDILPSGHPVHPKTKILFCMYSMGRMKSIWGEDCHEFKLERWIKERGEIKHEPSYKFLSFGAGPRICLGKETSFIQMKAVASALIYNDRIHVMEETPVVSAVSSVLHTENGLMTRISKRWE; from the coding sequence ATGAAGCTTTATACGTTGCAGAAGTGGTTGAACATAAGACAAGAAAGGAAATACAAGAAGGCATTGAAAGTTGTTGATGATGTTTTAGCTGAATATATATGTCAGAAAAGAAATAAAGTGAACAAGCTGAACCAAGATTTAGTATCAAAAGATGGTGTGGATATCTTAACATCATACATAACTGAAAAGGAATCAACAGGTTCGAAATGTGATGATAAGTTCTTGAGAGAAACCGCTCTGAATATGATAATTGCTGCGACGGACACGACGAGCACTGCTCTTACTTGGTTCACTTGGCTGGTTTCCAAGCATCCAATAATGGAAAACAAGATCATAGAAGAGCTTGAATCAAAAATAACTATAGGTGAAACCAAAAGGAGGCGGCTATTCAATGTCGACGAGGTAAAGAATTTGGTTTATCTCCATGGAGCATTGTGTGAGGCATTAAGGTTGTATCCACCAGTCCCTTTCAATCATAAGGAACCTGTCAAACCAGACATACTTCCTAGCGGGCATCCAGTTCATCCAAAGACAAAAATCTTGTTTTGTATGTATTCAATGGGAAGAATGAAGTCAATCTGGGGAGAAGATTGCCATGAATTCAAGCTTGAGAGATGGATTAAAGAGAGAGGAGAGATCAAACATGAGCCATCTTACAAGTTCTTATCTTTTGGTGCAGGGCCAAGGATATGTTTGGGGAAGGAAACATCATTTATTCAGATGAAAGCCGTGGCATCTGCTCTAATTTACAATGATCGTATTCATGTAATGGAAGAAACTCCGGTTGTTTCGGCCGTATCGTCTGTCCTGCACACCGAGAATGGACTGATGACTAGGATCTCCAAGCGATGGGAATAA